In one Candidatus Brocadiia bacterium genomic region, the following are encoded:
- a CDS encoding fibronectin type III domain-containing protein, with protein sequence MKHLAVPVTPLTETSVLLDESKDYALRIDNDGDGIVDEQRQPDSVVTQAVDLSPPAKVTDLSVTSVTSGTATLTFTAPGDDDNAGTAQYYDIRYAKMPITEDNWKDAMPLEQMPAPQAAGSTETATATGLDAGTTYYFALEARDETLQSSELSNIATVTTTIPSLTWSKQRVYWASWADYTNRHLSIDYKMGNTGTSSVLSATVQASICNPGTVYAVTLLPYVVGDINPEASKTVTLKYYVPTNVGSFTTTTYATCSDDAGRTYWFPGPI encoded by the coding sequence GTGAAGCATCTGGCAGTACCGGTGACGCCATTGACTGAAACCAGCGTGCTGCTTGATGAGAGCAAGGACTACGCCCTGCGGATAGATAATGATGGCGATGGTATTGTTGACGAGCAGAGGCAGCCTGATAGCGTGGTTACGCAGGCCGTTGATCTCTCCCCGCCCGCAAAGGTAACGGACCTGTCCGTCACAAGCGTAACTTCCGGGACCGCAACCCTAACGTTTACCGCCCCTGGCGATGACGACAATGCCGGCACGGCCCAGTACTACGACATAAGATATGCCAAAATGCCCATAACTGAAGATAACTGGAAAGACGCTATGCCCCTTGAGCAGATGCCGGCACCCCAGGCGGCCGGGTCCACCGAGACGGCGACGGCCACCGGCCTAGACGCCGGCACCACCTATTACTTTGCCCTTGAGGCCCGCGATGAGACCCTGCAGTCTTCAGAGCTTTCCAATATTGCCACTGTTACAACCACCATCCCCAGCCTCACATGGTCCAAACAGAGGGTCTATTGGGCCAGCTGGGCAGATTACACCAACAGGCACTTGTCCATAGACTACAAGATGGGTAATACCGGAACGAGTTCGGTCCTTTCGGCAACGGTCCAGGCTTCAATATGCAATCCCGGCACAGTTTACGCCGTCACCCTACTTCCCTATGTAGTGGGTGACATAAATCCAGAAGCAAGCAAAACCGTAACGCTTAAATACTACGTGCCGACAAATGTGGGCAGTTTCACTACGACAACTTACGCCACATGCAGCGACGACGCGGGCAGAACGTACTGGTTTCCGGGGCCCATATAG